The Phyllopteryx taeniolatus isolate TA_2022b chromosome 14, UOR_Ptae_1.2, whole genome shotgun sequence genome has a window encoding:
- the dsc2l gene encoding desmocollin 2-like protein → MANAVVFNVCLALMAAAVDSCFVPSFLYVPVPRSIPAGYEITRINVANCGSVTTDESAFGVWPNGSVTARTGVEVSPKGRTFSVWARLSNGRQMRMDVNLVTSRQPTDVLKRYKRRWSPPPFNILENDPGPYPRDIERLVSDTEAVHRVYYTLTGPGYDKHPEGVFRFDSETGMLTVLKAVDREEYPQFALIARVFDRTTRQETDDPLGIFVNVDDQNDNAPRFQGQMQFSVPEKSKAGTIMGNVNATDRDQAGTDHVKIRYSLLTELNRFAINPTTGVITTVTNTLDREIKDKYMVTVQIKDMDGAAGGLFTTGTATITLSDINDNPPTFTKNLYQATAKENEIGKLVLRMPVEDKDLKDTPNWKAKFFITKGNENGNFRMETDPKTNEGLLYVSKPLNFEQSPKMRVEVMARNEVNLTGTTAQWQIVPVDLTVGDVDEGPEFTAPTIRFIVKENTPNGTVIGTYKALDPETKSSDGIKYYKIMDPAAWISADRNTGELRVANTIDRESHFVTDGIYNITMRAVDATSKTGTGTVIIQVEDVNDNVPVIVPPGERVVCDKEGEHGSALLVAEDLDDAPFKGPFTFSLPNNEDGKWSVTRFNDTAATLQQLKDLPLKVHKVPVEVKDLQGNGKIQTVSVRICQCRNGACLTKPWSSSLGPMGWLALLLPLLLLLLLLLLLACFCTTKPDLQILDTTDSGGILIKSNTEAPGEEVDASLIKVPIPGSEIKGSVGNQEWQIKGSTIGCQDVGVYKSGFGNTETEFFTGHYNSQYGTQQYNGGMNYDANLLNTWQTNGLYLHQKLSYFGGEEDGRYADDIIHQYGFEGTGSAAGSVGCCSDDGGNNDNLDFLNTLGPKFKNLAGVCKKT, encoded by the exons atggcGAATGCTGTCGTTTTCAACGTGTGCCTGGCGCTG ATGGCGGCCGCGGTGGATTCGTGCTTCGTCCCGAGCTTCCTCTACGTCCCGGTGCCGCGAAGTATCCCGGCCGGATACGAGATAACgagaa TCAATGTGGCGAACTGCGGCAGCGTGACTACGGACGAGAGCGCTTTCGGAGTTTGGCCCAACGGTTCGGTGACGGCCAGAACCGGCGTGGAGGTGTCGCCCAAAGGCCGAACTTTCTCCGTGTGGGCTCGGCTCAGCAACGGACGACAGATGCGCATGGACGTCAACCTCGTCACCAGCAGACAG CCCACTGATGTGCTGAAACGGTACAAAAGACGCTGGAGCCCCCCACCCTTCAATATCCTGGAGAATGACCCCGGCCCCTATCCAAGAGACATTGAAAGG CTTGTGTCCGACACTGAAGCCGTGCATCGGGTGTACTACACTCTCACGGGGCCCGGTTACGACAAGCACCCAGAGGGAGTGTTTCGGTTTGACAGCGAGACCGGAATGTTGACTGTGCTCAAGGCAGTCGATCGGGAGGAGTACCCGCAGTTCGCC TTGATAGCCAGGGTTTTCGACAGAACGACGCGGCAGGAAACCGATGACCCTTTGGGCATCTTCGTGAATGTCGACGATCAGAATGACAACGCGCCGCGGTTCCAAGGCCAGATGCAGTTTTCTGTGCCCGAGAAGAGCAAAGCAG GGACGATAATGGGGAACGTGAATGCCACCGACAGAGACCAAGCAGGCACCGACCACGTGAAGATCCGCTATTCCCTTTTGACCGAATTGAACCGGTTTGCCATCAACCCAACGACGGGTGTCATCACCACAGTGACTAACACGTTAGATAGAGAG ATTAAAGACAAGTATATGGTGACTGTGCAAATCAAAGACATGGACGGCGCAGCCGGCGGTTTGTTCACCACGGGCACGGCGACCATCACCCTGAGCGACATCAACGACAACCCGCCGACCTTCACAAAGAACTTG TATCAAGCCACTGCAAAGGAGAACGAAATTGGGAAACTTGTTCTTCGGATGCCTGTTGAAGATAAGGATTTAAAAGACACACCCAACTGGAAAGCTAAATTCTTCATTACTAAGGGAAACGAAAATGGAAACTTCCGGATGGAGACGGACCCCAAAACGAACGAGGGGCTTCTGTACGTCTCCAAG CCATTAAATTTTGAGCAGTCCCCCAAAATGAGAGTGGAAGTCATGGCCCGAAACGAAGTCAATCTGACTGGCACCACGGCCCAGTGGCAGATCGTCCCTGTGGACTTGACAGTCGGCGACGTGGACGAAGGCCCCGAATTCACGGCCCCTACAATTCGCTTTATCGTAAAAGAGAACACGCCAAACGGCACAGTGATTGGAACTTACAAAGCCTTAGATCCGGAAACCAAGAGCAGCGACGGCATCAA GTATTACAAGATCATGGACCCAGCTGCATGGATCAGTGCGGATCGGAACACGGGAGAGCTGAGGGTGGCAAACACCATCGACAGAGAGTCACACTTTGTCACGGATGGAATTTACAACATCACCATGAGAGCCGTTGATGCGA CTTCCAAGACTGGTACGGGAACCGTCATAATCCAGGTGGAAGATGTGAATGACAACGTACCCGTCATTGTCCCGCCCGGTGAGAGGGTGGTGTGCGACAAGGAAGGAGAACACGGCTCTGCGCTGCTTGTGGCGGAAGACTTGGACGATGCACCATTTAAAGGCCCCTTCACCTTTAGTCTGCCAAATAACGAAGATGGCAAATGGTCTGTGACCAGATTCAATG ACACCGCAGCTACGTTGCAGCAGCTCAAAGACCTTCCCTTGAAGGTGCACAAAGTTCCCGTGGAGGTCAAAGACCTGCAGGGCAACGGCAAAATCCAGACAGTGAGCGTGAGGATCTGCCAGTGCAGGAACGGCGCCTGCCTGACCAAGCCGTGGTCGTCCTCGCTCGGCCCGATGGGTTGGCTGGCGTTGCTGCTGCCTCTGCTCCTCCTTCTGCTGCTAC TCTTGTTGCTCGCCTGTTTCTGCACGACAAAGCCGGACTTGCAGATCTTGGACACGACTGACAGCGGCGGAATCCTGATCAAGTCAAACACGGAGGCCCCGGGGGAAGAAGTG GATGCGAGTCTCATCAAGGTCCCCATTCCCGGTTCTGAAATCAAGGGCTCAGTGGGGAATCAGGAGTGGCAGATCAAGGGATCCACCATCGGATGCCAAGACGTCGGAGTGTATAAGAGCGGCTTTGGTAACACGGAAACAGAGTTCTTCACCGGACACTACAACAGCCAGTATGGAACTCAACAGTACAACGGCGGGATGAACTACGACGCAAACCTTCTCAACACCTGGCAAACAAACGGACTCTATTTGCACCAG AAGCTTTCCTATTTCGGAGGGGAGGAGGACGGGCGGTACGCGGATGACATCATCCACCAGTACGGCTTCGAGGGAACGGGCTCGGCGGCCGGCTCGGTCGGGTGCTGCAGCGACGACGGCGGCAATAACGACAACCTCGACTTCCTTAACACGTTGGGACCCAAGTTCAAAAACCTCGCAGGTGTCTGTAAAAAGACATGA